The DNA region CATTTCGCTCTTGATGTTGTGCCCGAAGGGGAGGAAAGGCTCCATGAGTTCGATGGCGCGCAGCGCGTAGCGCATGTTCTGCACGGGCTCGAGGCCTTCGATGTCGTTGAAGAACCAGCCGCAGCTCGTGTAGCTGAACAGGCAGAACTTCTGGATTTCGAGGAGGCGGAGGGCCTTGGCGCGTTCCTTGGCGTCGTCGGGGTGCAACAGCACCATCTGCAAAAAGTGGTCGGTGCGGGCTTGCTGTTCGGGGGCAACGAGCGTCTCGACATATGCGTCACGCACGTCCCACGGGTCCATGGTCGTAAGCCTTTCGATTTCGCGGGCGTAAACATCGTCGGCGAGGGCCTTGAGGTGGTCGAATGCCTCGCGCAGGGGGCCGCGCCATTTCTGGTTCCAGTCGGGCCCGCCGCCGGTGGAGCATCCGCAGTCGCGGTACCAGCGGCCCACTCCGTGGGCGCAGCTCCAGGCGCAACCTTCGCCGTGGAAGTTCTTGAGCATCACTTCGTGCTCGGGCGGGAACTTTTCGAGGAACCAGCCGTAGTTGACCGGAACCATGTTGTGTTCGGGAGCGTAGCGGTTGTAGAGCCAGGCGGCGCACATGTCGCCGAAGGGTTCGTGGTGGCCGTAGCTTTCACCGTCGGTGCCGATGCTTACCAGCTGGGGTTCCTTGCGGTTTGCGTCCCAGGCGTCGGCGATGCGTCGGCCGAACGTTCCCGCGTCGCGCAGGAGGTGCTCGAAGCCTACGGCCGAAGAGAGCCACGGGTTGTAGAAGAATACGTCGAGGTAGCCGTCACAGACGAGCTTGCCGTCCTTGTCGCGCGGGTAAACGCGGTAGGGGCGCGTCGTGTCGATGTCGGTGTTGGAACACCCGGTCCATTCCTCGGTTCCGAACTTGCGGAAACTGTCGGCCTGCGTGGGCGAGAGGATGGTGTACTTGATTCCCGCCTTGATGAGTTCCACGACGGTCTCGAGGTTGATTGCCGTTTCGGCAAGCCACATCGCCTCGGGCATGCGTCCAAAGTGGAATTTGAAGTCTTCGATGCCCCAGCGGATTTGCGTGCGCTTGTCGCGTTTGCTCGCGAGCGGCATGATGATGTGGTTGTAGACCTGCGCAATCGCGTTGCCGTGCCCGAGCCTCTCGATGCTCTTCTTGTCGGCTTCCTGGATGCGCCTGTACGTATCGGGCGTGTTCGTGCGGATCCAACCCATGAGCGTGGGGCCCATGTTGAAACTCATGTATTCGTAGTTGTTAACGATATCTACGATGTGTCCATGCGGACTCAGGATGCGGCTTGCGGAATTGGGACTATAGCACTGGCTGGCGATTCGGTCGTTCCAGTCGTGGTTGGGGCGTGCGCTGGGCTGGTTCTCGATGACGCCAGTCCAGGGATTTTCGCGTGGCGGCTGGTAAAAATGGCCGTGGATGGTAAAATAGAGGGGGTGCTTTTCGCTCATGTTTGACAATATAGAAAATGACGTAGAAAATGCATGGAAAAGTAAAACGCCCGTGCGTGAACGGGCGTCAGTTGAATAAAGCTGCAATTTTTCGCAAAAAAGCTACTTGAGCATGACTGGCCTTGTGACCGTCGTTCCTGCGTATTTTGCGCAGACGATGTACTTGCCGGCCGGAATCTGCGCGAGGCTGAAGGCGTAGCTGCCCGGAGCGAGCGTGCCGCGGAAGAGTGTCGCGATGCGCTTGCCGTTCATGCCGAATACGTCGACCGATACGTCGCCCGCCTTGGCCGTAGTGAGCGAGACCGAGCTGCCGGTGACTTTGAACGAGTGGCTGGCCTTGATGCTTGCGGCTCCGTTCCCGATTTTGTGCGAATTCCCGTCGAACACGATCTTGATTTCGGGAATCATCTCTTCGGTGTTTTCGAACCCGCGGCTGAA from Fibrobacter sp. includes:
- a CDS encoding DUF3536 domain-containing protein, with protein sequence MSEKHPLYFTIHGHFYQPPRENPWTGVIENQPSARPNHDWNDRIASQCYSPNSASRILSPHGHIVDIVNNYEYMSFNMGPTLMGWIRTNTPDTYRRIQEADKKSIERLGHGNAIAQVYNHIIMPLASKRDKRTQIRWGIEDFKFHFGRMPEAMWLAETAINLETVVELIKAGIKYTILSPTQADSFRKFGTEEWTGCSNTDIDTTRPYRVYPRDKDGKLVCDGYLDVFFYNPWLSSAVGFEHLLRDAGTFGRRIADAWDANRKEPQLVSIGTDGESYGHHEPFGDMCAAWLYNRYAPEHNMVPVNYGWFLEKFPPEHEVMLKNFHGEGCAWSCAHGVGRWYRDCGCSTGGGPDWNQKWRGPLREAFDHLKALADDVYAREIERLTTMDPWDVRDAYVETLVAPEQQARTDHFLQMVLLHPDDAKERAKALRLLEIQKFCLFSYTSCGWFFNDIEGLEPVQNMRYALRAIELMEPFLPFGHNIKSEMLSILARATSNEHKWNGAEVFTRYAEDDVPVILKEMAERAAIFHLELEENYDDKDSRMKAEKISSRRRQTLVRVTYEDKLIAESRETTNLVITDPLGRVNIVVAMGSVEQNGLKFVENPNMSTQELRRLFPTAYVVRMRDLMSDSLQCINKLCTQKHLTKLTESYSHFALNHGISIDSLADPDHTLPDTMRKILSLELNARIHNKALKLLEGPDSKLVDEIKDLMDEANALDTNPSFGGTGRMFHAKLSKLIDDVYAKIDESTVKYITDLITVADWLHLGIDKTSLENKVFRIYTQFKEDPNGKLAALKPMLGWLNFEVDNV